One window of the Sparus aurata chromosome 17, fSpaAur1.1, whole genome shotgun sequence genome contains the following:
- the popdc1 gene encoding popeye domain-containing protein 1 isoform X1 produces MCDAHCAAPHLRVQPAVSSSVSSPSQGSFLRSVPPAPAAAAAAAAAAAAQSSSRMSSTPELPPFLFTTLPSFPSATPGVSAVEPNATSCQEWEQAHHLLFHLGNLSLLLGLVVPTTLGLHMILLRLLLMTGCGLFIAWAALYRCNLDVMVWNVVFLVVNFMHLFFLLYKRRPIKIDRELRSVYKRMFEPLHVQEALFQRLTGQFCTIQTLKKGQAYAAEDKTSVDERLSILLKGKMKVSYRGHFLHNIYTNSFIDSPEFRSTELHRGEKFQVTIMAEENCKFLCWSRERLTFFLESDTFLNEVFRYLIGKDITNKLYSLNDPTLSDKAVKKMDRQPSLCSQLSMMQMRNSMASTSDTDDVLNQILRGGSTGSSLQKSPGTKASSKMKPIEEGMEDDVFEASSPAKSHHMPSTSTEEV; encoded by the exons ATGTGCGACGCACATTGTGCAGCCCCCCATCTGAgggtccagcctgcagtcagcaGCAGTGTCTCAAGTCCTTCACAGGGATCATTCCTCCGCTCTGTCCCACcggctcctgctgctgctgccgctgccgctgccgctgctgctgctcagtcg TCTTCAAGGATGTCCTCTACTCCAGAGCTGCcccccttcctcttcaccaccCTGCCCTCCTTTCCCTCGGCCACTCCGGGAGTTTCTGCTGTGGAGCCCAACGCCACCTCATGTCAGGAGTGGGAGCAGGCCCACCACCTCCTCTTTCATCTGGGGAACCTGTCCCTGCTGTTGGGCCTGGTCGTCCCCACCACCCTGGGCCTGCACATGATCCTGCTGCGCCTCCTCCTGATGACAG GATGTGGTCTCTTCATTGCGTGGGCGGCTCTGTATAGGTGTAACCTGGATGTAATGGTCTGGAATGTGGTATTCCTGGTGGTCAACTTCATGCACTTGTTCTTCCTCCTGTACAAGCGCAGGCCG ATTAAGATCGACAGGGAGCTGCGGTCAGTCTACAAACGAATGTTCGAGCCTCTCCATGTTCAGGAGGCCCTGTTCCAGAGGCTCACAGGACAGTTCTGCACCATCCAGACGCTGAAGAAAGGCCAGGCTTACGCTGCCGAGGACAAGACGTCTGTGGACGAGCGCCTCAGCATTCTCCTCAAAGGAaa GATGAAGGTATCATACCGAGGCCATTTCCTCCACAATATCTACACCAATTCATTCATTGACTCTCCTGAGTTCAGGTCCACTGAGTtgcacagaggagagaagttCCAG gtgaccATCATGGCAGAGGAGAACTGTAAGTTCCTGTGTTGGTCTCGAGAGAGGCTCACTTTCTTCCTGGAGTCCGACACTTTCCTCAATGAGGTGTTCAGGTACCTCATTGGCAAAGACATCACCAACAAACTGTACTCTCTGAATGACCCCACACTCAGCGACAAG gCGGTGAAGAAGATGGACCGTCAGCCCAGCCTGTGCTCTCAGCTGTCTATGATGCAGATGAGGAACAGCATGGCCAGCACCAGCGACACCGATGATGTCCTCAACCAGATCCTGCGAGGAGGATCCACCGGATCATCACTCC aAAAATCACCTGGCACCAAGGCTTCCTCCAAAATGAAGCCCATAGAAGAAGGTATGGAGGACGACGTGTTTGAAGCATCTTCTCCCGCCAAGTCTCACCACATGCCCAGCACTTCCACCGAGGAAGTGTAG
- the popdc1 gene encoding popeye domain-containing protein 1 isoform X2 → MCDAHCAAPHLRVQPAVSSSVSSPSQGSFLRSVPPAPAAAAAAAAAAAAQSSSRMSSTPELPPFLFTTLPSFPSATPGVSAVEPNATSCQEWEQAHHLLFHLGNLSLLLGLVVPTTLGLHMILLRLLLMTGCGLFIAWAALYRCNLDVMVWNVVFLVVNFMHLFFLLYKRRPIKIDRELRSVYKRMFEPLHVQEALFQRLTGQFCTIQTLKKGQAYAAEDKTSVDERLSILLKGKMKVSYRGHFLHNIYTNSFIDSPEFRSTELHRGEKFQVTIMAEENCKFLCWSRERLTFFLESDTFLNEVFRYLIGKDITNKLYSLNDPTLSDKAVKKMDRQPSLCSQLSMMQMRNSMASTSDTDDVLNQILRGGSTGSSLPLTTPSD, encoded by the exons ATGTGCGACGCACATTGTGCAGCCCCCCATCTGAgggtccagcctgcagtcagcaGCAGTGTCTCAAGTCCTTCACAGGGATCATTCCTCCGCTCTGTCCCACcggctcctgctgctgctgccgctgccgctgccgctgctgctgctcagtcg TCTTCAAGGATGTCCTCTACTCCAGAGCTGCcccccttcctcttcaccaccCTGCCCTCCTTTCCCTCGGCCACTCCGGGAGTTTCTGCTGTGGAGCCCAACGCCACCTCATGTCAGGAGTGGGAGCAGGCCCACCACCTCCTCTTTCATCTGGGGAACCTGTCCCTGCTGTTGGGCCTGGTCGTCCCCACCACCCTGGGCCTGCACATGATCCTGCTGCGCCTCCTCCTGATGACAG GATGTGGTCTCTTCATTGCGTGGGCGGCTCTGTATAGGTGTAACCTGGATGTAATGGTCTGGAATGTGGTATTCCTGGTGGTCAACTTCATGCACTTGTTCTTCCTCCTGTACAAGCGCAGGCCG ATTAAGATCGACAGGGAGCTGCGGTCAGTCTACAAACGAATGTTCGAGCCTCTCCATGTTCAGGAGGCCCTGTTCCAGAGGCTCACAGGACAGTTCTGCACCATCCAGACGCTGAAGAAAGGCCAGGCTTACGCTGCCGAGGACAAGACGTCTGTGGACGAGCGCCTCAGCATTCTCCTCAAAGGAaa GATGAAGGTATCATACCGAGGCCATTTCCTCCACAATATCTACACCAATTCATTCATTGACTCTCCTGAGTTCAGGTCCACTGAGTtgcacagaggagagaagttCCAG gtgaccATCATGGCAGAGGAGAACTGTAAGTTCCTGTGTTGGTCTCGAGAGAGGCTCACTTTCTTCCTGGAGTCCGACACTTTCCTCAATGAGGTGTTCAGGTACCTCATTGGCAAAGACATCACCAACAAACTGTACTCTCTGAATGACCCCACACTCAGCGACAAG gCGGTGAAGAAGATGGACCGTCAGCCCAGCCTGTGCTCTCAGCTGTCTATGATGCAGATGAGGAACAGCATGGCCAGCACCAGCGACACCGATGATGTCCTCAACCAGATCCTGCGAGGAGGATCCACCGGATCATCACTCC ctctgactACTCCCTCAGATTGA